A window of the Bdellovibrio sp. ZAP7 genome harbors these coding sequences:
- a CDS encoding winged helix-turn-helix domain-containing protein, giving the protein MSKVTLSPAQVRALWLQSQGLHEAHPFGSGPKAVVKAIKHLGYVQIDTIHVIERSHHHILYSRIPDYKRSNLHQAQTKDKTVFEYWTHALAYIATDDFKYFIPDMKRRKENPSSWYKDVTAADVKKVLATVKKQGAISIRDVNDEELVEKDHPWASKKPSKRHLQCAFNGGDLVIAERIGMLKKYELTDRHFGWAKRPKAATQAEVFDYHIDRALQSQGVVSLESIAYMQKAAFKKEVSKRIEARVRKGLLLPLEITGSEKVQFWIDPAHLDSEIPEANDLTHILSPFDPLVIQRKRFNMFFGYDHRFEAYLPKEKRKYGYFTLPVIIGDQAVAVLDLKTDRQNQELLIQQWSWLGKHKSKTNKALIEGELNRFEKFQLAK; this is encoded by the coding sequence ATGTCAAAAGTTACACTTTCCCCAGCACAAGTGCGCGCGCTTTGGTTGCAGTCTCAAGGATTGCACGAAGCGCATCCCTTTGGCAGCGGACCAAAAGCTGTCGTTAAAGCGATCAAACACTTGGGATATGTGCAGATCGATACCATCCATGTGATCGAACGTTCGCATCATCATATTTTGTATTCGCGAATCCCTGATTATAAAAGATCCAACCTGCACCAAGCACAAACCAAAGATAAAACTGTTTTTGAGTATTGGACTCATGCCTTAGCGTATATTGCGACCGATGATTTTAAGTACTTCATCCCCGACATGAAACGCCGAAAAGAAAATCCTTCAAGCTGGTACAAGGATGTGACGGCAGCTGATGTCAAAAAAGTATTGGCCACCGTCAAAAAGCAGGGTGCGATTTCCATTCGTGACGTGAATGACGAAGAGCTGGTGGAAAAAGATCATCCCTGGGCCAGCAAAAAACCGTCCAAGCGACATTTGCAGTGCGCCTTTAACGGTGGGGATTTAGTTATCGCCGAACGTATCGGCATGCTTAAAAAATATGAGCTGACCGATCGCCATTTTGGCTGGGCAAAACGACCGAAGGCAGCCACTCAGGCTGAAGTGTTTGATTATCATATTGATCGAGCGTTGCAGTCGCAAGGGGTGGTAAGCTTAGAGTCGATCGCATATATGCAAAAGGCAGCATTTAAAAAGGAAGTCTCTAAGCGAATCGAAGCTCGAGTTCGCAAGGGATTGTTATTGCCTTTAGAAATCACGGGGTCTGAAAAAGTTCAGTTCTGGATTGATCCAGCACATTTAGATTCGGAAATTCCCGAAGCGAATGATCTGACACATATTTTATCACCCTTTGATCCATTGGTGATTCAGCGTAAGCGCTTTAATATGTTCTTTGGTTATGATCACAGATTCGAAGCGTACTTGCCGAAGGAAAAACGTAAATATGGCTATTTCACGTTGCCCGTGATTATTGGGGATCAGGCTGTTGCGGTCCTGGATTTAAAAACAGATCGTCAAAATCAGGAATTGCTTATCCAGCAGTGGAGCTGGCTTGGGAAGCATAAGTCAAAAACGAATAAAGCATTGATTGAAGGCGAGCTGAACCGTTTTGAAAAGTTCCAGCTCGCAAAATAG
- a CDS encoding M48 family metallopeptidase: MRSYRAKYFDGETPSSVEVLVKINEAVLEISKDGRLLDTWPLKLLHRDPVHISVIVILCQGEPDARLEILEKDFLEEPQLKVKFKKEQPLQFKKSQVALWLSALVVAVGVVFLAVKPVTKMIARNISHAREKQMLGAITQLRPPTMCQLSVSQGIAFEKMLSKVYPLQEGDKDLGIEFHIIKNAQVNAFALPGAQIWILSGLLEKAQSPEEIVGVLAHEIEHVKQRHILESIVRSTLLTSLMAISVGDASAVLVVDPQTASQIFTLSFDREMEASADKGALSRLRQSKVSTQGIIDLFKRLDETGPASKIPEFISTHPAGKARIEMFEPYSIAADNKPILTSEEWKDLKRACH, translated from the coding sequence ATGAGATCTTATCGCGCTAAGTACTTTGACGGAGAAACTCCCTCGTCAGTGGAAGTTTTGGTAAAAATAAACGAAGCCGTTCTGGAAATCTCCAAGGATGGCCGTTTACTTGATACCTGGCCGCTTAAATTGCTTCATCGTGATCCCGTACATATTTCAGTGATCGTTATCCTATGCCAAGGGGAGCCCGATGCTCGCCTGGAAATTTTGGAAAAGGACTTCCTGGAAGAACCACAATTAAAAGTAAAATTTAAAAAAGAACAGCCGCTGCAGTTTAAGAAAAGTCAGGTTGCCCTGTGGTTATCAGCTTTGGTTGTTGCGGTGGGCGTGGTATTTTTAGCTGTAAAACCCGTGACCAAGATGATTGCACGAAATATCAGCCACGCCCGTGAAAAACAGATGCTGGGCGCGATCACTCAATTACGACCACCCACGATGTGTCAACTTTCGGTTTCTCAGGGGATTGCGTTTGAAAAAATGCTTTCTAAAGTTTATCCGCTTCAAGAAGGCGATAAAGACCTGGGAATTGAATTTCATATCATTAAGAATGCCCAAGTAAATGCCTTCGCACTTCCTGGGGCACAGATCTGGATCCTAAGCGGACTGCTAGAAAAAGCCCAAAGCCCGGAAGAGATTGTCGGAGTTTTGGCCCATGAGATCGAACACGTTAAGCAACGCCATATTTTGGAATCTATCGTGCGCAGTACGCTTTTAACGTCGTTGATGGCGATTTCAGTGGGTGATGCTTCGGCCGTGTTGGTGGTGGATCCGCAGACTGCTTCGCAAATCTTTACTTTGAGTTTTGATCGCGAGATGGAAGCAAGCGCTGACAAAGGTGCTTTAAGTCGCCTGCGTCAGTCCAAAGTTTCCACGCAAGGGATCATTGATTTGTTTAAACGCCTTGATGAAACGGGGCCTGCGTCTAAGATTCCAGAATTTATTTCTACTCACCCGGCCGGTAAAGCCCGCATTGAAATGTTTGAGCCTTATTCGATCGCTGCTGACAATAAACCGATTTTAACTTCAGAAGAGTGGAAAGATTTGAAGCGCGCCTGCCATTAA